A genomic stretch from Anaerolinea thermophila UNI-1 includes:
- a CDS encoding M3 family oligoendopeptidase: MFDQLPTNPAELRNWTWADFAPYYDDLKQRPLTQATLTEWLKDWTSIAERVDELYNRLYVAVTVNTADEESRALYMRFLDETYTQSMEAEQALKEKLLHSGLEPEGFEIPLRNLRAEAELFRPENLPLLAEEQKLTKEYDRIVGAQTVQWDGEEKTLTALTPYLHDPDRALREKVWRLSAERRLADRQALNDLWVQLLELRQKIAANAGAPDYRAYRWKQMLRFDYTPEDSKRFCAAIEEAVVPAARQLREERRKQMGLPALRPWDVDVDPLGRPGLRPFDSVETFEQGISAIFHHIDPVLGERFDTMRRERLLDLDNRKNKAPGGYCTSFAVARKPFIFMNAVGTQDDVSTLLHEGGHAFHVFESAALPYIQQLSVPMEFAEVASMSMEYLGLPFLTREHGAFYTPEEAQRARWEQFEKAILFWPYMAVVDSFQHWVYENPRLAADPAECDKTWSNLWRRFMVGVDESGFEDVVATGWHRKLHIFQVPFYYVEYGLAQLGAAQVWLNSLKDRTGAVQAYRKALSLGGTVTLPQLYQTGGARLAFDAETLRRVVDAMLSAMQV, encoded by the coding sequence ATGTTTGACCAACTTCCCACCAACCCCGCTGAACTGCGCAACTGGACGTGGGCGGATTTTGCGCCCTACTACGATGACCTGAAACAGCGCCCGCTCACCCAAGCCACCCTGACGGAGTGGCTGAAGGACTGGACGAGCATCGCCGAACGGGTGGATGAACTCTATAACCGTTTATACGTCGCCGTGACGGTGAACACCGCCGACGAGGAAAGCCGCGCGCTGTACATGCGCTTCCTGGACGAGACCTACACCCAATCCATGGAAGCCGAACAGGCGCTGAAGGAAAAACTGCTCCACAGCGGTCTGGAACCCGAGGGCTTTGAAATTCCCCTGCGCAACCTGCGCGCCGAAGCCGAACTCTTCCGTCCCGAAAACCTGCCCCTGCTGGCAGAGGAACAGAAACTCACCAAGGAATACGACCGCATTGTCGGCGCGCAAACCGTACAGTGGGACGGCGAGGAAAAAACCCTCACCGCGCTGACCCCCTACCTGCACGACCCCGACCGCGCCCTGCGCGAAAAGGTGTGGCGGCTCTCCGCCGAGCGGCGACTGGCTGACCGTCAGGCGCTGAACGACCTGTGGGTGCAGTTGCTGGAACTGCGCCAGAAAATCGCCGCCAACGCCGGCGCGCCCGATTACCGCGCTTACCGCTGGAAACAAATGCTGAGATTTGACTACACCCCCGAAGACAGCAAGCGCTTCTGCGCCGCCATTGAAGAAGCCGTAGTGCCTGCCGCCCGGCAACTGCGCGAGGAACGCCGCAAGCAGATGGGCTTACCCGCCCTGCGCCCATGGGATGTGGATGTTGACCCGCTTGGACGCCCCGGACTGCGCCCCTTTGATTCGGTGGAGACCTTCGAACAGGGCATCTCCGCCATCTTCCATCACATTGACCCCGTGCTGGGCGAGCGCTTCGACACCATGCGCCGCGAGCGTCTGCTCGACCTGGACAACCGCAAGAACAAAGCCCCCGGCGGCTACTGCACCTCTTTTGCCGTAGCGCGCAAGCCCTTTATCTTCATGAACGCCGTCGGTACGCAGGATGATGTCTCCACACTGCTCCATGAAGGCGGGCATGCCTTCCATGTCTTTGAAAGCGCCGCCCTGCCCTACATCCAGCAGTTGAGCGTGCCCATGGAATTTGCCGAGGTGGCTTCGATGAGCATGGAGTACCTCGGCTTGCCCTTCCTCACCCGCGAGCATGGTGCATTTTACACCCCCGAAGAGGCTCAACGCGCCCGCTGGGAGCAGTTTGAGAAAGCCATCCTCTTCTGGCCCTACATGGCGGTGGTCGATTCGTTCCAGCACTGGGTGTACGAAAATCCGCGCCTGGCTGCCGACCCTGCCGAGTGCGATAAAACCTGGAGCAACCTGTGGCGGCGCTTCATGGTGGGCGTGGACGAAAGCGGCTTTGAGGATGTGGTCGCCACCGGCTGGCACCGGAAACTGCACATCTTCCAGGTGCCTTTCTACTACGTGGAGTACGGGCTGGCGCAGTTGGGCGCGGCGCAGGTGTGGCTCAACTCGCTCAAAGACCGCACTGGCGCGGTGCAGGCGTACCGCAAAGCCCTCTCGCTGGGCGGCACGGTGACCCTGCCGCAGTTGTATCAGACGGGGGGCGCGCGCCTTGCCTTTGATGCTGAGACCCTGCGCCGTGTGGTGGATGCCATGCTCTCCGCCATGCAGGTATAA
- a CDS encoding asparaginase — translation MNPYQPLVELTRGPLVESIHFGALAVVDSTGNLIASVGDPHHVANLRSSAKPFQALPLVESGVVDAFGITPRELAIICASHSGTEDHVAVLRGLQAKIGVSEDNLLCGTHYPLHEPTAQALRARGEAPTQNRHNCSGKHTGMLAGCQFNRFALEDYLNTEHPWQKRILQTFAQMVSLAPEDVPIGIDGCSAPTFAAPLQNAAHAYALLADPASLPEPRRSALNRIFHAMTTYPDMVAGPERFDTVLMQVTGGKVVAKGGAEGYQGMGVRPGALGPGSPGLGIAIKISDGDTGGRAVTLAAVQVLRLLGVLTAEELAGLTKFDRRPLYNWRKLEIGEIRPCFRW, via the coding sequence ATGAATCCTTATCAACCGCTTGTTGAACTCACCCGCGGTCCGCTGGTGGAGTCGATTCATTTTGGCGCGCTGGCAGTGGTGGACTCGACCGGCAACCTGATTGCCTCGGTGGGCGATCCTCACCATGTGGCCAACCTGCGCTCTTCTGCCAAACCGTTTCAGGCGCTTCCCCTGGTTGAGTCCGGCGTGGTGGATGCCTTTGGCATCACCCCGCGGGAACTGGCAATCATTTGCGCCTCGCATTCCGGTACAGAGGACCATGTAGCCGTCCTGCGGGGATTGCAAGCCAAAATTGGCGTCAGCGAGGATAACCTGCTCTGCGGTACGCACTATCCCCTGCACGAGCCAACCGCTCAGGCTTTGCGCGCCCGCGGTGAAGCCCCTACCCAGAACCGCCACAACTGTTCGGGCAAGCATACCGGCATGCTGGCAGGATGCCAGTTCAACCGCTTTGCGCTGGAAGATTACCTGAACACCGAACACCCCTGGCAAAAACGCATTCTGCAAACCTTTGCCCAGATGGTGAGCCTTGCCCCGGAAGACGTGCCCATTGGCATTGATGGCTGTTCTGCGCCCACCTTTGCCGCGCCTTTGCAAAACGCTGCCCATGCTTATGCCCTGCTGGCAGACCCTGCCAGTCTCCCTGAGCCGCGCCGCTCGGCGCTGAATCGCATTTTCCATGCCATGACCACATACCCCGATATGGTTGCCGGTCCGGAGCGCTTCGACACCGTGCTGATGCAGGTCACCGGCGGGAAAGTGGTTGCCAAAGGCGGCGCCGAAGGCTATCAGGGTATGGGGGTACGCCCCGGCGCGCTGGGTCCCGGCTCGCCCGGGTTAGGCATTGCCATCAAGATTTCGGATGGCGATACCGGCGGGCGGGCAGTGACGCTGGCAGCCGTGCAGGTCTTGCGTCTTCTGGGTGTGCTGACTGCTGAAGAACTTGCCGGGCTGACAAAATTTGACCGCCGTCCCCTCTACAACTGGCGCAAACTGGAAATTGGCGAGATTCGTCCTTGTTTTCGGTGGTAA
- a CDS encoding pyridoxal phosphate-dependent aminotransferase has protein sequence MRETFLNHRIRGLRPSAIRKFFDIAATMQDVISLGIGEPDFDTPAPIVQAGIRSLQAGYTHYTSNSGVMELRQALAEHLERLYGVHYDPTEIIITVGGSEALYLAASATLDPGDEVIIPTPCFVSYQAQVHMAGGVPVEVPCRMENNFEVDPQDVAAAITPRTKAILLGFPSNPTGAIARRETLLEIARLAEEHDLLVMSDEIYDRLVYDGQHVCFPSLPGMWKRTILLGGFSKDYAMTGWRIGYAAAPHAILQGLLRLHQYTVMCASTTAQMAAIEALRNGEEYVQQMVAEYDRRRRLIVKGLNEIGLPTFEPKGAFYAFPKVSVTGLDDETFASRLLTEERVAVIPGSGFGAGGEGHVRISYATAYEKLEEALRRMERFVNRL, from the coding sequence ATGCGCGAAACTTTCCTGAACCACCGCATTCGTGGGCTTCGCCCTTCTGCTATTCGGAAATTCTTTGACATTGCCGCCACCATGCAAGACGTCATCTCGCTGGGCATTGGCGAACCGGACTTCGACACCCCTGCCCCCATCGTGCAGGCGGGCATCCGCTCCCTGCAGGCGGGATACACCCACTACACCTCCAACAGCGGCGTGATGGAACTGCGTCAGGCCCTGGCAGAGCATCTGGAACGCCTGTATGGGGTGCATTACGACCCCACTGAAATCATCATCACCGTCGGCGGGTCAGAAGCGCTCTACCTGGCTGCCTCGGCAACCCTCGACCCCGGCGATGAGGTCATCATCCCCACGCCATGTTTTGTGTCCTACCAGGCACAGGTGCACATGGCGGGCGGCGTACCGGTGGAAGTGCCCTGCCGCATGGAAAACAACTTCGAAGTCGATCCTCAGGACGTAGCCGCCGCCATCACCCCGCGCACCAAAGCCATCCTGCTGGGCTTCCCCAGCAACCCCACCGGTGCCATTGCCCGGCGCGAAACCCTGCTGGAAATTGCCCGCCTTGCAGAAGAACACGACTTGCTGGTCATGTCTGATGAAATTTACGACCGCCTGGTGTACGACGGTCAGCACGTCTGTTTCCCCTCCCTGCCGGGGATGTGGAAGCGCACCATCCTGCTGGGTGGCTTTTCCAAGGACTACGCCATGACCGGCTGGCGCATTGGCTACGCCGCCGCGCCGCACGCCATCCTGCAGGGCTTACTGCGCCTGCACCAGTACACGGTGATGTGCGCCTCGACCACCGCGCAGATGGCGGCAATCGAAGCCCTGCGCAACGGCGAAGAGTACGTCCAGCAAATGGTGGCAGAATACGACCGCCGCCGCCGTCTCATCGTCAAGGGCTTGAACGAGATAGGCTTGCCCACCTTTGAACCCAAAGGCGCTTTCTACGCCTTCCCCAAAGTGAGCGTGACCGGATTGGATGACGAAACCTTTGCCAGCCGCCTGCTCACCGAGGAGCGTGTGGCGGTCATTCCGGGCTCCGGGTTTGGCGCGGGTGGTGAAGGACATGTGCGCATCTCTTACGCCACCGCCTACGAAAAACTGGAAGAAGCCCTGCGCCGCATGGAACGCTTCGTCAACCGCCTGTAA
- the gatC gene encoding Asp-tRNA(Asn)/Glu-tRNA(Gln) amidotransferase subunit GatC has product MSLTLAEVEHIARLAHLELTEEEKNRFREQLSAILEYAARLQEVDTRSISPTAWTFNAQAPLREDVPAQGLSTAEVLSNAPQVQNDQFRVPPVLEG; this is encoded by the coding sequence ATGTCCCTCACCCTGGCTGAGGTTGAACACATCGCCCGTCTGGCACACCTGGAACTCACTGAGGAGGAAAAGAACCGCTTCCGCGAGCAGTTGTCGGCAATTCTGGAGTACGCCGCCCGCCTGCAGGAAGTGGATACCCGCTCCATCTCCCCCACCGCCTGGACGTTCAACGCTCAGGCGCCCCTGCGTGAAGATGTACCCGCGCAGGGACTGTCCACCGCTGAGGTGCTGAGCAACGCGCCGCAGGTGCAGAACGATCAATTCCGCGTGCCGCCGGTGCTGGAGGGATGA
- a CDS encoding prenyltransferase encodes MSVNVGMWMKALQVIPRITREEWEKLDVISRWLISTRAAVLIMTFTSATIGGLLAARDGKFNLVLWLLVALGLVLAHALNNLLNDLTDYERGIDENNYFRAQYGPHPLQQGLMTRKQLLTYAAVTGALALAAGLYLVFLRGWLALVLLALGAFFVFFYTYPLKYIGLGEAAVLLVWGPLMIGGSYFVITGEWSWMAVLAGLPYALGPTTVIYGKHIDKLDADRQKGVRTLPVIIGEKAARASVRVMIVLMYALVAVLVLVGYFTPAMLIVFFALRYLPETWKMLGSPRPSEPPAERKDIWPLWFVAANFYHNRVYGMLFLLGLIADAILRNILLK; translated from the coding sequence ATGAGCGTTAATGTCGGTATGTGGATGAAAGCCCTGCAGGTGATTCCTCGCATTACCCGCGAGGAATGGGAAAAACTGGATGTCATCTCCCGCTGGTTAATTTCCACCCGCGCGGCGGTGCTGATTATGACTTTTACTTCAGCCACCATCGGCGGACTGCTGGCGGCGCGTGATGGCAAATTCAACCTGGTGCTGTGGTTGCTGGTAGCGTTGGGATTGGTGCTGGCTCATGCCCTCAACAACCTGCTCAACGACCTGACCGATTACGAGCGCGGTATTGACGAAAACAATTACTTCCGCGCTCAGTACGGACCGCACCCCCTGCAACAGGGGTTGATGACCCGCAAACAACTGCTCACCTACGCGGCGGTCACCGGCGCGTTGGCGCTGGCGGCGGGTTTGTATCTGGTATTCCTGCGCGGCTGGCTGGCGCTGGTTCTGCTGGCGCTGGGCGCGTTCTTCGTCTTCTTCTACACCTATCCCCTCAAGTACATTGGCTTGGGCGAAGCGGCGGTTTTGCTGGTGTGGGGTCCGCTGATGATTGGCGGCAGTTACTTTGTCATCACCGGCGAATGGTCGTGGATGGCGGTGCTGGCGGGTTTGCCCTATGCGCTGGGACCGACCACGGTCATTTACGGCAAGCACATTGACAAACTGGACGCCGACCGCCAGAAAGGGGTGCGCACCTTGCCGGTCATCATCGGAGAGAAAGCCGCGCGCGCCAGCGTGCGGGTGATGATTGTGCTGATGTATGCGCTGGTGGCGGTGCTGGTGCTGGTGGGCTACTTTACCCCCGCCATGCTCATCGTGTTCTTTGCTTTGCGCTATCTGCCCGAAACCTGGAAGATGCTGGGTTCGCCGCGCCCGTCTGAACCGCCCGCCGAGCGCAAGGATATCTGGCCCCTCTGGTTTGTAGCCGCAAACTTCTATCACAACCGTGTGTATGGCATGCTCTTCCTGCTGGGCTTGATTGCCGATGCCATCCTGCGCAATATCCTGCTGAAGTAA
- a CDS encoding sugar phosphate nucleotidyltransferase, giving the protein MSKPTLKIAIPMAGLGTRMRPHTWSKPKPLVSLAGKTVLDYVLEQFSTIPPEFEVEYIFIVGPQGDQIREYMEEHHPQKTVHYVLQAEMRGQSHALYLAREYLNGPMLMAFSDTLVETDFSFLKENARDAIAWVKPVPDPRRFGVVELDEQGWVRRLIEKPSDMRNNLVIVGFYYFPSGEELIQAIEEQMHRNVLLKNEYFLADAVNILLERGTRMTTHQVEVWLDAGTPESLLETNRYLLDHGRDNSAEAARPGVTIVPPVFIHPSAHIEASVIGPHVSIGAECTLKRAIVSNSIIDEGSEIEDIAIEGSLLGRHVSLHGTPLHLNLGDQSWAVR; this is encoded by the coding sequence ATGAGCAAACCGACGCTGAAAATCGCCATTCCCATGGCAGGGCTGGGAACACGCATGCGTCCACATACCTGGAGTAAGCCCAAACCGCTGGTTTCGCTGGCAGGAAAAACCGTGCTGGATTACGTCCTCGAACAGTTCAGCACCATCCCCCCCGAATTTGAGGTGGAGTACATCTTCATCGTCGGTCCTCAGGGGGATCAAATTCGCGAGTACATGGAAGAACACCACCCGCAGAAGACAGTGCATTACGTCCTGCAAGCCGAAATGCGCGGGCAGTCGCACGCTCTCTATCTGGCGCGAGAATACCTGAACGGTCCCATGCTGATGGCGTTTTCCGATACCCTGGTGGAAACGGATTTCTCTTTCCTGAAAGAAAACGCACGGGATGCCATTGCCTGGGTTAAGCCCGTGCCCGACCCGCGGCGCTTCGGCGTGGTAGAACTGGATGAACAGGGCTGGGTGCGCCGCCTGATTGAAAAGCCCAGCGACATGCGCAACAATCTGGTCATCGTGGGCTTCTACTACTTCCCCAGCGGCGAGGAACTCATCCAAGCCATCGAGGAGCAGATGCACCGTAACGTGCTTTTGAAGAACGAATATTTCCTCGCCGATGCCGTCAACATCCTGCTGGAGCGCGGCACCCGCATGACCACCCACCAGGTCGAGGTGTGGCTGGATGCGGGAACGCCCGAGTCTCTGCTGGAAACCAACCGCTACCTGCTGGATCACGGGCGCGACAACAGCGCCGAAGCCGCCCGCCCAGGGGTGACCATTGTGCCGCCGGTATTCATCCACCCCAGCGCGCACATCGAAGCCTCGGTCATCGGTCCGCATGTCTCCATTGGCGCCGAATGCACCCTGAAGCGCGCCATTGTGTCCAATTCAATAATTGACGAAGGCTCAGAAATCGAGGACATTGCCATCGAAGGATCCCTGCTGGGCAGGCATGTCAGTCTGCATGGAACCCCACTGCACCTCAATCTGGGCGATCAATCCTGGGCAGTGCGTTAA
- a CDS encoding nitroreductase family protein has translation METLEVIRNRCSLKEQISPREIEPGILYTVLDAARYAASSRNHQPWRFVVVQGQPAVQALVDAAVTGTNAVIRNAPVVIAVCARPQDDSISNGREYYLFDTGMAVANLLLAATDFGLVTHPMAGFDEAALKRHLHIPEDVRVLMITPLAYPASESYDEAARERLSQRSRKAFEEVVFFNRWGEIQPEMDAIRA, from the coding sequence ATGGAAACCCTTGAAGTCATCCGAAATCGTTGCAGTTTGAAGGAACAAATTTCTCCGCGGGAAATCGAACCCGGGATTCTCTACACCGTGCTGGATGCCGCCCGCTACGCTGCATCTTCGCGCAATCATCAGCCCTGGCGTTTTGTGGTCGTGCAGGGACAACCCGCCGTGCAGGCATTGGTGGATGCCGCCGTGACCGGCACCAACGCCGTGATTCGCAATGCGCCAGTGGTCATCGCCGTGTGCGCCCGCCCGCAGGATGACTCCATCAGCAACGGCAGGGAGTACTACCTGTTCGACACCGGCATGGCGGTTGCTAACCTCTTGCTTGCCGCCACCGATTTCGGGCTGGTCACCCACCCCATGGCAGGATTCGATGAGGCAGCCCTCAAGCGCCACCTGCACATTCCCGAGGATGTGCGCGTGCTGATGATCACCCCGCTGGCATACCCGGCAAGCGAATCGTATGACGAAGCCGCCCGCGAGCGTCTGAGTCAGCGCAGTCGCAAAGCCTTTGAAGAGGTAGTGTTCTTCAACCGCTGGGGGGAAATCCAACCCGAAATGGACGCCATCCGCGCGTAA
- a CDS encoding transposase, translating to MARIAYRLAKQALPMYSHAKSPHHFTLPQLGACVLLMFYLNLSYRDMEEWLLASDAVGKELELPRVPDHTTLQRTYAKIRKADWMRMNETLLEEIGRPEEEGVAADSTGFSPGPASSYYQSRSGKAYRHWAKGVYAVGIVSQFILAMQSGWGPGSDAPYLGYLRRKARRFAKRRAWVLLADSGFDGRTVRPQDLIPPVRRGGNLLAPERRARSELVSAARLDGLYGQRWKTETVNSVIKRKFGQAIRSRKRSLQNREPIIKGLVYNIHR from the coding sequence GTGGCGAGGATCGCCTACCGGCTTGCCAAACAAGCATTACCGATGTATTCACATGCCAAGAGTCCCCATCACTTCACGTTGCCGCAGTTGGGGGCCTGTGTTTTGTTGATGTTCTACCTGAATCTCAGCTATCGCGACATGGAAGAATGGCTGCTGGCAAGCGATGCGGTTGGTAAGGAGCTGGAATTACCGCGTGTTCCCGATCATACGACCCTGCAACGTACCTACGCCAAGATACGCAAAGCGGATTGGATGCGCATGAACGAGACCTTGCTCGAGGAAATCGGACGGCCTGAAGAAGAAGGGGTGGCTGCCGATAGTACCGGCTTCTCACCCGGCCCGGCCAGTTCTTACTACCAAAGCCGTTCGGGAAAAGCCTATCGCCACTGGGCGAAGGGCGTTTATGCCGTTGGAATTGTCTCGCAATTCATCCTTGCGATGCAATCCGGCTGGGGTCCAGGTAGCGATGCCCCTTATCTGGGCTATCTGCGCCGCAAAGCCAGGCGGTTTGCCAAACGTCGGGCTTGGGTCTTGCTGGCCGATTCAGGGTTCGATGGTCGGACTGTCCGGCCTCAAGACTTGATTCCACCCGTTCGGCGAGGTGGAAATTTGCTGGCCCCTGAACGACGAGCAAGAAGCGAGCTTGTCTCTGCGGCTCGCCTGGATGGTCTCTATGGTCAACGCTGGAAGACCGAAACCGTGAATTCGGTCATCAAGCGCAAATTCGGGCAAGCCATCCGCTCGCGGAAACGCAGCCTGCAAAACCGAGAACCGATTATCAAAGGACTGGTCTACAACATACACCGCTAG
- a CDS encoding DNA-methyltransferase → MNIIYTHSCERMPELEEGAVSLTVTSPPYWNAIDYDRHAEDDSQYYRTRQYANGYQDYHEYLDWLVRIFREVYRVTKPGGFCAVVIGTVLLEGKLYPVPFDMTSQFVQIGWEFYQDIIWHKCTAGVKRAGVSIQKPYPGYFYPNIMNEYILIFRKPGPRIYENRSQEEKEQAQYSIDRLFTMDIANNIWHIAPVPPKIIPHPAPFPEEIPFRLIQLYSYPGDLILDPFVGSGQTLKVARHLGRPYVGYEVIEKYVQLAKQRIPEPLDLRQEQLIAVFDKVSIGEPIKGKANGKVHQPSLLKEEK, encoded by the coding sequence ATGAATATCATTTATACCCATTCCTGTGAAAGAATGCCAGAGTTAGAAGAAGGGGCGGTTTCCCTCACGGTCACTTCACCGCCTTACTGGAATGCCATTGACTATGATCGCCATGCTGAGGATGACTCACAGTATTACCGCACAAGACAGTACGCAAATGGCTATCAGGATTATCACGAATATCTGGATTGGCTTGTGCGAATTTTCAGGGAAGTGTATCGGGTGACCAAGCCGGGCGGTTTCTGTGCAGTTGTGATTGGCACAGTATTGTTGGAAGGGAAATTGTACCCTGTGCCATTTGATATGACTTCTCAGTTTGTACAAATTGGGTGGGAATTTTATCAGGATATCATCTGGCATAAGTGTACTGCGGGGGTGAAGCGTGCAGGGGTAAGCATTCAGAAGCCTTATCCGGGATATTTTTACCCCAATATCATGAATGAATATATCCTGATCTTCCGCAAACCTGGTCCCAGAATTTACGAAAACCGATCCCAAGAGGAGAAAGAACAAGCGCAGTATTCTATTGATCGCCTGTTCACCATGGATATTGCCAACAATATCTGGCATATTGCGCCAGTTCCGCCAAAAATCATTCCCCATCCGGCTCCGTTTCCTGAGGAAATTCCTTTTCGTCTTATTCAACTGTATTCTTATCCTGGCGATTTGATCCTGGACCCATTTGTCGGTTCAGGACAAACTCTGAAGGTGGCTCGTCATTTAGGACGTCCATATGTAGGGTATGAGGTCATCGAAAAATACGTTCAGCTGGCAAAACAGAGGATTCCAGAGCCGCTGGATTTGCGTCAGGAACAACTAATAGCGGTGTTTGATAAGGTGTCTATTGGTGAACCGATTAAGGGCAAAGCCAATGGAAAAGTGCACCAGCCCAGTTTGCTGAAAGAAGAAAAATAA
- a CDS encoding PIN domain-containing protein, whose protein sequence is MGLQPLDALHLALAETGKADYFCTCDDRLLRKSKQIELQVKGVSPVELIQEIEK, encoded by the coding sequence TTGGGTCTCCAACCTTTGGATGCATTGCACCTGGCACTGGCGGAAACAGGAAAAGCCGATTATTTCTGCACCTGCGATGACCGGCTATTGCGAAAATCAAAACAAATTGAGTTACAGGTCAAAGGCGTTTCACCGGTAGAATTGATTCAGGAGATTGAAAAATGA
- the gatA gene encoding Asp-tRNA(Asn)/Glu-tRNA(Gln) amidotransferase subunit GatA has protein sequence MSRIPDLSVSELLAGMRRGDFSAVEVTRAFLEVIERLEPSLHTLITFTPELALRMAEDADRRYRAWRRADSPAEEALPPLLGIPLMVKDVLCLKGVPCTCGSRILQDFIPPYTATAVQRLLDAGVVVLGKTNTDEFAMGSSTENSAFGATRNPWNPAHVPGGSSGGSASAVAARMTPAALGSDTGGSIRQPAAYCGVTGIKPTYGRVSRYGLVAYGSSLDTVGVFARSAAETALFFSLMAGHDPLDSTSAREAVSPITLPDEPALKGLRIGVPQEYFIPGMSAEVEQAVRAAIAQLEHLGATVQMVRLPHTEYALPVYYLIAPAEASANLARYDGVRFGLRAPAERLWEMFDRTRGSGFGAEVKRRIMLGTYALSAGYYDAYYAQAQKVRTLIRQDFLDAFQQVDVIACPVAPTPAFRLGEHTDDPLAMYLEDIFTLPANLAGVPGLAFPAGFSAAGLPIGIQLMSAPFREEILFQTAHAYQQVTDWHLRRPPTAP, from the coding sequence ATGAGCCGGATTCCCGATCTTTCGGTCTCCGAACTGCTGGCGGGCATGCGCCGCGGCGATTTCTCCGCCGTGGAAGTGACCCGCGCCTTTCTCGAGGTCATCGAGCGCCTCGAGCCGAGCCTGCACACCCTCATCACCTTCACCCCCGAACTGGCATTGCGCATGGCGGAAGACGCCGACCGCCGCTACCGCGCATGGCGCCGCGCAGATTCCCCCGCCGAAGAGGCTCTGCCCCCTCTGCTGGGCATCCCCCTGATGGTGAAAGATGTGCTGTGCCTGAAGGGCGTACCCTGCACCTGCGGCTCTCGCATCCTGCAGGACTTCATCCCGCCCTACACGGCAACCGCCGTCCAGCGTCTGCTGGATGCCGGCGTGGTGGTGCTGGGCAAAACCAACACCGATGAATTTGCCATGGGCTCTTCCACCGAAAACTCCGCCTTTGGCGCTACCCGCAACCCCTGGAATCCCGCGCACGTACCCGGCGGCTCATCCGGCGGGAGCGCCAGCGCCGTTGCCGCGCGCATGACCCCCGCCGCGCTGGGCTCGGATACGGGCGGGAGCATCCGTCAGCCCGCGGCTTACTGCGGTGTGACCGGCATCAAACCCACCTACGGGCGCGTGTCGCGCTACGGGCTGGTGGCTTATGGTTCATCGCTGGACACGGTAGGCGTGTTTGCCCGCAGTGCCGCCGAGACGGCGCTGTTCTTCTCGCTCATGGCAGGACACGATCCGCTGGATTCGACCTCAGCGCGCGAAGCGGTCTCACCCATCACCCTGCCGGATGAACCCGCGCTGAAGGGACTGCGCATTGGCGTGCCGCAGGAGTACTTCATCCCCGGCATGTCGGCAGAGGTAGAACAAGCCGTGCGCGCCGCCATTGCCCAACTGGAGCATTTAGGCGCAACCGTGCAGATGGTGCGCCTGCCCCATACCGAATACGCCCTGCCGGTGTATTACCTCATTGCCCCTGCCGAAGCCTCTGCCAATCTGGCGCGCTACGACGGCGTGCGCTTTGGCTTGCGCGCCCCCGCCGAACGCCTGTGGGAGATGTTCGACCGCACCCGCGGGAGCGGCTTTGGCGCTGAAGTGAAACGCCGCATCATGCTGGGCACTTATGCGCTCTCCGCCGGGTATTACGATGCCTACTACGCGCAGGCGCAGAAGGTGCGCACCCTCATCCGCCAGGATTTTCTGGACGCCTTCCAGCAGGTGGATGTCATCGCCTGCCCGGTTGCGCCCACCCCCGCCTTCCGCCTTGGCGAGCATACCGACGACCCTCTCGCCATGTACCTGGAAGATATCTTCACCCTGCCCGCCAACCTTGCCGGTGTGCCAGGCTTGGCGTTCCCCGCAGGCTTCAGCGCGGCGGGACTGCCCATCGGCATCCAACTGATGAGCGCCCCCTTCCGCGAGGAAATCCTCTTCCAGACGGCGCACGCCTACCAGCAGGTAACCGACTGGCATCTGCGCCGTCCCCCCACTGCCCCCTAA